In Ornithodoros turicata isolate Travis chromosome 1, ASM3712646v1, whole genome shotgun sequence, the DNA window TTACTTTCactgtattaaaaaaaaaaaagtgctcagAATTAGCTACATATCCAAATTTGAGTAGTTGTTCCCGTAACCGAGTTACATTTCTGCAGTAACTTATGCCTTCTGGCTACAAATGTCGAAACACCTAAAACTGCTTACCTTGCTACAATTTCTGGCGAGCTTGCAAACTCCCATGtacttcttctgggcaccgtcctcgtGCGGAGTGGCCAAATCATCCGTCAAAAATCCTGGAACAAAAATTCTCGAATTTCTGTCTTTTTATTGGCCCCATACAGACTAGCATACCTTTTTTGTGAAGCAGACTGATTATTCTGCACAAAACATTTTCGTGAGATGTTCCGTCTTTGTGAGTAATGAGGACATCAACGTCACCACACATAGGTCGGCCTCTTCGGAAAGATCCACAAGGAATAACCTCCAGATCTGGCTGAACCGAAAGTGCTGTCTCTTTAACCTACATATGTAAAAACACAAATTAATAATGTCCTTTCAACAGCTTCACAATGTTAAAACGCACAATATTTGCAATTTCTTCTGCCTCACTGCGCGGCATCTTCTCAAGAAAATCCTCAAAGTGCTTGAGTCCTATCTCTTGCTGCTTTGTCAGGTCACTTCGTGATTTAATGTCATCCAGTGAGCGACACCCCTACAGAAATGTAACAAGCTGATATGCTACAGCGTTGAACATGCTCTTTTATCTCCTATGCCTCGCAAAAAAAATACATCATATTTAAAATGCACATAGGTTACGATATACAAACAGCTCACACACCTGCTGAACCCATCTCTCTGCAGTCGCTGGACCCACACCCCAAATTTTATTGAATAAGTTCAGGGCAGAAACATTCTCTTGACTTTGAAATTGCTCTAGCTTTCTCAATTTCCCTTGCTGTACAATCTCCCATATCTTGTCTGCCAACCTTTGTCCGATGTTTGGCAGAGCTTTTGCTTCCTAAGCGAAATAAATGTTTTGGCATatgttcacaaaaaaaaaaaaaaaaaaaaactctcagTGTGGCCATGCTCACCTCCCACGATGTGATTTCTGTGGGGTGACTTTTAAGAGCCTTGATAGCCTTTTCATATCCAAGTGCACGCCAGTGATCTTTCGTACTCTGATATGTCTCAACCATTTCCTGCAATTCAATAACATTAGCTTGCAGCTATGGTAGGCACCACACCGTCATCCTGCCTCTAGTTGGTCAGTGATGTGTTTATTCATGTTCAGACTCTTTTCAGAAGATGAAGTGGAACAAATCCATTTGCTCTGAAAGTCGAGAGCGCACAATGAAGTAAATTATGCTTTTTCATAGACATATTCGTGTGCACTTATGGCGATACTCACCGACACGAGTGGCTGGGTAGGGGAACATGGTGGCTGTTGCGACGTAACGGACGGAGGGTCACATGCATCTGAGACTTTAACTTTCCTTGGGACATCCGCATTTGTATCAATTTCGTTACTTAGCATCAACTCGTATGGTTGCGTTGGAAGAAGTGAACTCTGTTTAAGGCATTCACTTAACCATGTGCTTTTCACTATTATTGGGCCATGCGATATAGCATCTTTCTTGATTATCTGCGTTAAACGTGGAAGATCCATAGATTCCATGCATACAATATGTGTTGCGGCACCTGCAGTGTTCGCGATTTCACCACCATATTCTATAATCTTCGATTTGAACAGCTTTACTCTAGGTGCTCCAATGCCTGTGGGCAGAATAAATACTTTCAAGCTCGAGAACATGCCCTTGCCCATTGTATCAAGGTGTGACAACAAAATTCATTGCCATTCAAAAACATTAAACGATCTTCAGTGAAGACAAGTCGCAGAACAAGGATCACACGCTACTGAACAATTTCAGCAGCACTGTCAGCTACAGTCATAGCGGTTAGTGAACGATATAAGCATCCAAACAGACAATCGTTGTGCAACATGTCACATCAGATTTGTGAGAAAACACGGTAAACGATTAACGACGATATACAAACATCCTGCGCAGCCACAGAGCGACAAAAGCCACAGTAGAAAGTAGTAAGCCATAGCCAAGGCGATAAGCAAGCTAGACGAAGCCAAGTACCTATCCCGCACCATATGCCCGCACCGTGCCTGCCGTGCCTGCAATGTAGACTTTAATTGAATAAGTCGGAAAAAATGAGTTCGTGCTGTGTggtccgttttttttttgctcaactACGAACTCCTACCAATTCGCAGTCTTTCCACACTACTATCTTGATGATCACGTGCTTGTCGCTGATCTGGGCCGAATGGGTTGTTTTTTGGCGCGAAGTGCAGTGCTACCATTAGTTACCCTAGATAAGATATCGCCAAAGCAACTCTGCAAAATGCCAGGACAAAAGCAAATATCAGATTTTTTTGAACGTTCAGCCGTTTCAAAGAGGTCAATGTCCAACCTTGTAAGTGTAAATCTGCACATGCATGACTCAGTACTACAACGTGGGTGCCGTTATAAAATGAAATTTCCTCTTGCGCCCTTCGCTGCGTGAATATTGTGTTGAACTAAATCCCGACAGCAGCCTTTGCATGTTGCATGCTTTTTTTCCTTATATGTTGTTCATTATAGCTTCTGTTGAACTTCTGTTCTTCAAAGTGCTGGTCACATCTTAAAGTTAATTTTTGGTCATCCATTGAATCATTTTAATTATTGATTGATATAAGGTACCTTCAAGGCAATAAATTTGCAGATGTACGTGGGTtacacaaaataaagaaaagggaGCACAATGGTGTACGTACAATGGTATACGCAGGGAGATAACATATCCCTGAGTTTGGGGAAATATTTAGAACACAAACGCAGCCAAGGAACTCAGACCAGCAACCATGCATGCGGGAGTCGTAGATAACGTGTAGGCTTCGATAGCTACAACTCCGGAATGCATGAACGACCCGTCAATCGACCTTCTCCCTGctctccttcacctcctttCCCTTGATTTGTAGTGATACGAATACACCTTCATAACGAGGGTCACTCCCCTTCTAACTGTAAGTAGATGACCAAAGCATCCTTTgccgttatttctactaagcaccaccaGGGGTCCACAGGCCGGAATCACGTTCAAGTTAACTTCGATGCGAGCTGTATGGctttggacaaaagtttacggaacacgaaACTGGCATACTTCTTCATCGGAATGGCCCCATGCTAGACACCTGGACACCGGCTGTTCTGTCCGtctctcagtacgtgtgtccgCTCCCGTTTGCTGCTGAGGTGTCGCTCCAGTGGGCACCCCAGTGttacgtaaacttttgtccaaagCTGTACTAGCACTCTTATGCAGAGTGTTCCTAGGTTACAGGTTGTTCCTCATGATTTACTGCCTTTTGTTACTTCTAGGATTCCACGTCAAAGCGTCAGAAAACGTCGGGGGAGCAAGCAACAACTAACAGTTCGCCCGTTTTATCGAAAGCTGCCATAGAAGAGAAACGACTCCAGGCAAAGATTAAACTCCTCTCCCGTACTTTACCTGCACTCTCACCCAATATTGGAGTGTCCTGGTTTAGTGCGCTTGAACAGGAATTTTCGAAGGAGTACTTTGAGAAGGCAAGCTTTTAACGTATTAGTGGTGGTCACTGTTGAAATGATGCCAGATATTAGTAGAGTGCTGGCGTCCTCAAATAGTGTCGTGGCAAAGCAAAGTATGGCTTTCAGTTGGTTGGCCAGACATGGTGCGTGTGCCTCCTACAAAATGTATTAAAAAATCTTCCTCGTTTCGTCTTTATTTTTAGCTCAGCAAATTCCTTGCCGAAGAAAGGAAGAAGTACACAGTGTACCCTGATGCTGAAAATGTGTACACCTGGACACGTTGCTGTGACATAAATCAGGTATTTAGTCAAAAGgtcaaacaaagaaacaaacatcaAACAAACATCAAACAAACTTGAGACAAGGAAAAGAGGGAGACACACAACAAATTCCCAGACTTTGAGAACTGTTTGGGAACTTGTTGTCAGTCCCACTTTCCCCAACATTTATTTCTAGTCATGAGGTATTTAGTATTAGTTTTATGTTGCCAACGCTACTGGTGTTCAACTGATATAACTGATTCAACTGATGCTACTGGTGTAACTGATCATAGGTCAAGGTAGTCATCCTTGGACAAGATCCATACCACAATCCTGATCAGGCTCATGGTAAGGGCTGAACAGTGATCTGTCCAGGAGTAACATCTGAACCTGAAACATTCTTTGCCTACAGGTCTGGCATTCAGTGTGCCTAAAGGTGTCGCAGTTCCAATGAGGTAAATAAACGTACTTTGTCGAGTAATTTTTTAACGAAgtgttttatttcatttcttttctttttttttgtttgcacaTGGATTTGTAGCTTGGTGAACATCTACAAGGAACTGTCGAGTGATATCCCAGACTTTCAAAAGCCATCCCACGGTGCCTTGTTTGGATGGGCAGAACAAGGTAATGCGGAGTATCCATGGAGGTGGAGAATACGCAAACAGGGGGACCACACATCTAACAGCTTGTTGGGTGCCGTAGGCAAGTAAAGTGCGGGAACTGTCTGAAAACCCATTATATTGGATTTGTTATTGTTAGTATTAAGTATAGCTGTTAATATTTATATTAATACATTAATTATATACAGCAGCACTCAACGAATATTGCACTCAGGCCTATTGCTTGTCGATCAGCTTGAGTGAAACACTCGTTGAGTGTTGCACTCACAGAGTTTTGTGCAAGCAGGCCCAGGACCTTGTGTAGTGTCTGTTCTAACTGTTGTCCTATCCATTAAGGCCTAGTAAGCGTTACGTTTAATCAGGATCTGCCTTGTTTACGTTACTATATAATGGCATCACTACAGGAAGTTCACACACACATTTATGTGACTGCATGGCTTTGCTTCACTGCACTGCATCTGGATCATTTTTACTGCAGTTGCATGCATGATCATTGTTTGACATTACATTATGTATCtcaaagcctttttttttttccgctactTGAAATTGGAATTTTCACTGTTTTTTCGAGACCCCATGCTTCAATACTAGTTGTGTatgcttagagcctgaagttttagggttttacccgattcttcgccgaatttgcaccccgaattgaaggttgcctctttagggtgaaacccgatttttaccagccaaattgccctctctgggatgtctgtaggaatgcaccaacttacttgtttggcagaaaaatgcagttacatcaccgtttgtaccaaaccgctacagtcagtttgaataactgagcccgatttctccccgattttagcgtaatggaggtttttttcacccgaattcgcacgaatttagtgcacacatttatttacccgatttttaccccccgaatttagaaaaaaatacttccccgaaaacttcaggctctatgtgtGCTGCACTGTGTGAGTTTTCTAAGACATCAGTTGTACAATTTGTAGGTGTCCTCCTCCTCAATGCCGGATTAACAGTGCGAAAAAACGCCGCAAACTCTCACAAGGATAGGGGATGGGAGACGTTCACGGATGCAGTCATCAAGTGCATCGATCAGCGATGCTCTGGTGTCGTCTTCCTCTTGTGGGGAGCCTATGCACAGAAAAAGGGAGCAATCATTGACAAGGTAACGATCCTTCCCATTGTCTAGCTTCATAGTAGTCCCAGGTTGGGAGTGTCTGTAAACAGGGACCAAGTAGAGCTGTTTCTGTGAAAAACATCATGGGGCACCTTCGCCAATAaccctggcggttaccgtggtacagggagcatcccaatggaGACTACTGAgagatgctcgcatgttttccgtggtgggtagtcctcttggactacccgaaatcccagagcaagaggataagcacacccctccctctcatgtgccaccatcatctcgcctatccctctttcaccctcccctgggtgcaccgagacGCCACtttagagcaggctgaccgcactttCCACCTACATCACCCCCCCTTTCCCCCTCCTTTCCCCCCTTTCCCCTCCTCTATGAAAACAACAATCTTCCACTTTGTGTTGAACAAGGGCTGCATGTAGACCTGGACTTATAACCTCACAGAGTAGTCTGGGAGTCTTTTAACCCTTTCCTTACCACACCCATAGAGCGTCGGATCACCCGGTGATCGATGGTTTCGAAGCGGCGCTGCTCGGCCTCCAAAGCAGATATGGACAAGTGGTGACATTTGGTGGATACTATAAACACTACAGAATGAGTTACGTTTACACTTCTAGCTTTTCCTCGTGGTGGTGATTTATGAAGCTGACTCTGCGCCAAGGAGGCACTGTGGGGATTTTATCTTTGTCGCGGCTTCGCGTTTCCGTGGTGTACCTGTTTCTCAAATGCGCGATACTCACATTCGAAGCATATTTGGGTTCGATTTCATTTATTAGATTGCAAATAACGACTCTGAAGGTGTTAGATAATCAGATTTTTGTGCTGAATGTGTGGATATGTATATAACTTGCACTATTGCTATTCTTCCTGTGCCGAAACTAACCAGGAGGAGTTGAAAAGTGGTGAAATAGCAACATGTGGTACAGGACCAGGGAAGTTGAGCAAGGAACTAATGTTTTCTGCAGAAGTTATGATGTTAATTTCTGTTTTACTTCTTCAACGGTCTCGGTCACtcagttatacagggtgtcccagccaAATccaaacacattttttttaaatatacagtagaacctctttatagtTACTCCTCTTGTAGTAAAACTCTGCTTATAGTAAACGAGAACTGCGGTCCCGATAGAATCCCATACATTCAA includes these proteins:
- the LOC135377459 gene encoding DNA polymerase lambda-like isoform X1, encoding MGKGMFSSLKVFILPTGIGAPRVKLFKSKIIEYGGEIANTAGAATHIVCMESMDLPRLTQIIKKDAISHGPIIVKSTWLSECLKQSSLLPTQPYELMLSNEIDTNADVPRKVKVSDACDPPSVTSQQPPCSPTQPLVSSKWICSTSSSEKSLNMNKHITDQLEEMVETYQSTKDHWRALGYEKAIKALKSHPTEITSWEEAKALPNIGQRLADKIWEIVQQGKLRKLEQFQSQENVSALNLFNKIWGVGPATAERWVQQGCRSLDDIKSRSDLTKQQEIGLKHFEDFLEKMPRSEAEEIANIVKETALSVQPDLEVIPCGSFRRGRPMCGDVDVLITHKDGTSHENVLCRIISLLHKKGFLTDDLATPHEDGAQKKYMGVCKLARNCSKHRRLDIFVVPADEFACALMAYTGSAHFNRSIRLLARKKGMTLSHQCLCADVLRKGEEKLSQGHRLPTPTEESIFEHLGLKYRTPAERDH
- the LOC135377459 gene encoding DNA polymerase lambda-like isoform X2, encoding MGKGMFSSLKVFILPTGIGAPRVKLFKSKIIEYGGEIANTAGAATHIVCMESMDLPRLTQIIKKDAISHGPIIVKSTWLSECLKQSSLLPTQPYELMLSNEIDTNADVPRKVKVSDACDPPSVTSQQPPCSPTQPLVSSKWICSTSSSEKSLNMNKHITDQLEEMVETYQSTKDHWRALGYEKAIKALKSHPTEITSWEVKETALSVQPDLEVIPCGSFRRGRPMCGDVDVLITHKDGTSHENVLCRIISLLHKKGFLTDDLATPHEDGAQKKYMGVCKLARNCSKHRRLDIFVVPADEFACALMAYTGSAHFNRSIRLLARKKGMTLSHQCLCADVLRKGEEKLSQGHRLPTPTEESIFEHLGLKYRTPAERDH
- the LOC135392104 gene encoding uracil-DNA glycosylase-like; amino-acid sequence: MDQSRLRSFIGLEQLESRLLDSGIEIWQSSKKPDSGGNGTWHLLSNILPRGLIQDSTSKRQKTSGEQATTNSSPVLSKAAIEEKRLQAKIKLLSRTLPALSPNIGVSWFSALEQEFSKEYFEKLSKFLAEERKKYTVYPDAENVYTWTRCCDINQVKVVILGQDPYHNPDQAHGLAFSVPKGVAVPMSLVNIYKELSSDIPDFQKPSHGALFGWAEQGVLLLNAGLTVRKNAANSHKDRGWETFTDAVIKCIDQRCSGVVFLLWGAYAQKKGAIIDKKKHKTLRCAHPSPLSASRGFFGCGHFSKTNEYLKSMGKKPIDWSYLP